One Pseudomonas entomophila genomic window carries:
- a CDS encoding bifunctional diguanylate cyclase/phosphodiesterase, which yields MDRNVDLSPSTPTSRLQMRRLVSAFCAVFGLACLIALGALFNIAATLDRQERERSTFHATQALEQRLLASRQFLSSYAVWDAAYEHLVGKVDWQWAYDEKNVGESLYSASGYEGVFVVEDDTTTYALFKGKPTHSPVGAYLDTAPAALIAEARQAAPAREQVTHFTRFNGWPAVLSAAAIRPDKEVTEGEVSHAPVMMFIDQLTEAKLARLGEGAGLARMRLEKNAGDAPVQPHIDLGETGYHLVWDSPQPGRQLLWAVLPPLLGVLLIMGLVLVYLFRHALSSSHAIDQSLLRLQQSNQALEASEQRFRAVAEAASDWIWETDRHHRLTYLSQRFVKVTGYPVEHWLGQPLNQLLACDTTPLLPWLDSQADSDAQHLANLRCNYDDATGQNRYCRVSARSIVFDGKLAGFRGTASDITDEVAAHARIQHLSMHDALTGLANRNKLSRHLEQALLRGSDSPPLTLLLLDLDSFKPINDSLGHPAGDAVLQEVANRLRDTTRDDDLVARLGGDEFVLVLHGLDTRTEIDRFCARLLDLLQQPISYEEHQLHIGASIGVAQTRVQGYDAGELIRCADIALYQAKADGKNTWRYFSPEMNQQIQYRRQLENDLRRAIKQHEFVLHYQPRYRLDDLHIVSVEALLRWQHPQEGLLGPDTFIPLAEQSDLIVPLGRWVLTEACRNARDWPEELLVSVNLSPAQFSRSDVVADVRQVLLETGFPAQRLELEITENVMLNDIEGALATMLALKELGVRLNMDDFGTGYSSLGYLRTYPFDSIKIDKRFIAGLNSQSGNDKAVVQAIINLGQAMGLTVTAEGVETEQQLQALGKENCHEVQGYYLSRPVDREGFEALLSAREVRQGVS from the coding sequence ATGGACAGGAACGTCGACCTTTCACCCTCCACGCCCACCTCGCGCCTGCAGATGCGTCGCCTGGTCAGTGCCTTCTGTGCCGTGTTCGGCCTGGCCTGCCTGATCGCCCTGGGCGCCTTGTTCAACATCGCCGCCACCCTCGACCGGCAGGAGCGTGAGCGCAGTACCTTCCACGCCACCCAGGCGCTGGAGCAACGGCTATTGGCCTCGCGTCAGTTTCTTTCCAGCTATGCCGTCTGGGATGCCGCCTACGAACACCTGGTCGGCAAGGTCGACTGGCAATGGGCCTATGACGAGAAGAATGTCGGCGAATCGCTTTACAGCGCCAGCGGCTACGAAGGCGTATTCGTGGTCGAGGACGACACCACCACCTATGCGCTGTTCAAGGGCAAGCCCACCCACTCGCCTGTCGGCGCCTACCTCGATACCGCGCCGGCTGCGCTGATCGCCGAGGCACGCCAGGCCGCTCCGGCCCGTGAACAGGTCACTCACTTCACTCGCTTCAACGGCTGGCCAGCGGTGCTCAGCGCCGCGGCAATACGGCCCGACAAGGAAGTGACCGAGGGCGAAGTCAGCCACGCCCCGGTGATGATGTTCATCGACCAGTTGACCGAAGCCAAGCTCGCCCGCCTGGGCGAAGGCGCGGGGCTGGCCAGGATGCGTCTGGAGAAAAATGCCGGCGATGCGCCCGTACAGCCGCACATCGACCTGGGCGAAACTGGCTACCACCTGGTCTGGGACAGCCCCCAGCCAGGCCGCCAGCTGCTTTGGGCGGTACTGCCGCCCTTGCTTGGCGTGCTGCTGATCATGGGCTTGGTGCTGGTCTACCTGTTCCGTCACGCATTGAGCAGTTCTCATGCCATCGACCAGAGCCTGCTGCGCCTGCAGCAAAGCAACCAGGCACTGGAAGCCAGTGAGCAGCGTTTTCGGGCCGTGGCCGAGGCAGCGTCCGACTGGATCTGGGAAACCGACCGGCACCATCGGCTGACGTATCTGTCGCAACGCTTCGTCAAAGTCACCGGCTACCCGGTCGAGCACTGGCTGGGGCAGCCACTCAACCAGTTGCTGGCCTGCGACACCACGCCCCTGCTGCCCTGGCTCGATAGCCAGGCCGACAGCGATGCGCAACATTTGGCCAACCTGCGCTGCAACTACGACGACGCCACCGGGCAGAACCGTTATTGCCGCGTCTCGGCACGTTCGATCGTGTTCGACGGCAAGCTCGCAGGGTTTCGCGGCACCGCCAGCGACATCACCGACGAGGTCGCCGCCCATGCCCGCATCCAGCACCTGTCGATGCACGATGCCCTGACGGGCCTTGCCAACCGCAACAAACTCTCGCGCCACCTGGAGCAGGCGCTGCTGCGTGGCAGTGACTCGCCGCCCCTGACCTTGCTGCTGCTCGACCTGGACAGCTTCAAGCCGATCAACGACTCCCTCGGCCACCCGGCTGGCGACGCGGTGCTGCAGGAAGTCGCCAATCGCCTGCGCGACACCACCCGTGACGATGACCTGGTCGCCCGCCTGGGCGGCGACGAATTTGTCCTGGTGCTGCACGGCCTGGACACCCGCACTGAGATCGACCGCTTCTGCGCCCGCCTGCTTGACCTGCTGCAGCAACCCATCAGCTACGAGGAGCATCAATTGCATATCGGCGCCAGCATCGGCGTCGCCCAGACTCGGGTCCAGGGCTACGATGCCGGCGAACTGATCCGTTGCGCCGACATCGCCCTCTACCAGGCCAAGGCCGACGGCAAGAACACCTGGCGCTACTTCTCGCCGGAGATGAACCAGCAGATCCAGTACCGTCGCCAGTTGGAAAACGACCTGCGCCGAGCCATCAAGCAACACGAGTTCGTGCTCCACTACCAACCGCGCTATCGCCTGGATGACCTGCACATCGTCTCGGTCGAGGCCTTGCTGCGCTGGCAACACCCGCAGGAGGGGCTGCTGGGGCCGGACACGTTCATCCCGCTGGCCGAGCAGAGCGACCTGATCGTGCCCCTGGGTCGCTGGGTGCTGACAGAAGCCTGTCGCAATGCCCGTGACTGGCCGGAAGAATTGCTGGTGTCGGTCAACCTGTCACCCGCGCAGTTCTCCCGCAGCGACGTGGTTGCCGATGTGCGCCAGGTGTTGCTGGAAACCGGCTTCCCGGCCCAGCGCCTGGAGCTGGAGATCACCGAGAACGTGATGCTCAACGATATCGAAGGCGCCCTGGCCACCATGCTTGCGCTCAAGGAGCTGGGCGTGCGCCTGAACATGGATGATTTCGGCACTGGCTACTCGTCGCTGGGCTACCTGCGCACCTATCCGTTCGACAGTATCAAGATCGACAAGCGCTTCATCGCCGGGCTGAACAGCCAGAGCGGTAATGACAAGGCGGTGGTTCAGGCCATCATCAACCTCGGTCAGGCCATGGGCCTGACCGTCACCGCCGAGGGGGTGGAGACCGAGCAGCAGCTCCAGGCGCTGGGCAAGGAAAACTGCCACGAAGTGCAGGGGTACTACCTGAGCAGACCGGTGGACCGGGAAGGCTTCGAAGCTCTGCTGTCAGCGCGAGAGGTGCGCCAGGGTGTCTCCTGA
- a CDS encoding diguanylate cyclase yields the protein MIDNRSGKGLSFVRRIYLPRIIGLGIGLFSVMAAVAPLALPHWAWALLLFNGLAWPHVAYQWALRSVTPYQAEQRNLLIDSLMGGFWTAAMHFNPLPTVTILSMMTMNNVAAGGKHLLLRGLLAQSCGMLLASALLGTGYQPQATQLQVFACLPMLTLYPLALGWVCYQLAIKLAEHKRRLSALSRTDSLTGLLNHGSWKDLLLLKFQICQQQQLPAVIALIDIDHFKTINDTYGHVVGDCVLRQLSQELKRSLREDDLAGRYGGDEFCVILPGTQEAHACQAMERLRERVGDYRNPQLPDLRISLSIGLAAFQPGLPAPEHWLAEADRALYAAKHQGRDQVNFARGGATTLRLAYPE from the coding sequence ATGATCGACAACCGCAGCGGCAAGGGGCTTTCATTCGTCAGGCGCATCTATCTGCCGCGGATCATCGGCCTGGGCATCGGCCTGTTCAGCGTGATGGCCGCCGTCGCACCGCTGGCCTTGCCGCACTGGGCCTGGGCGCTGTTGCTGTTCAACGGCCTGGCATGGCCGCACGTGGCCTACCAATGGGCACTGCGCTCGGTCACCCCCTACCAGGCCGAACAGCGCAACCTGCTGATCGATTCGCTCATGGGCGGCTTCTGGACCGCGGCCATGCATTTCAATCCGCTGCCCACAGTCACCATCCTGTCGATGATGACCATGAACAACGTCGCCGCCGGTGGCAAACACCTGCTGCTGCGGGGCTTGCTGGCCCAGTCATGCGGGATGCTGCTGGCCAGCGCCCTTCTGGGCACCGGCTATCAGCCACAAGCCACGCAGCTGCAGGTGTTCGCCTGCCTGCCCATGCTCACGCTCTACCCGCTGGCCCTGGGCTGGGTGTGCTACCAGCTGGCGATCAAGCTGGCCGAGCACAAGCGCCGCCTGAGCGCCCTGAGCCGCACCGACAGCCTTACCGGCCTGCTCAACCATGGTTCGTGGAAGGACCTGCTGCTGCTCAAGTTCCAGATCTGCCAGCAGCAGCAACTGCCAGCGGTCATCGCCCTGATCGATATCGACCACTTCAAGACCATCAACGACACCTACGGCCATGTGGTCGGCGACTGCGTGCTGCGCCAACTCAGCCAGGAGCTCAAGCGCAGCCTGCGCGAGGATGACCTGGCCGGACGCTACGGTGGCGACGAGTTCTGCGTGATCCTCCCCGGCACACAGGAAGCCCATGCCTGCCAGGCCATGGAACGCCTGCGCGAACGTGTGGGTGACTACCGCAACCCGCAACTGCCGGACCTGCGCATCAGCTTGAGTATCGGTCTGGCGGCATTTCAACCAGGACTTCCCGCCCCGGAGCACTGGCTGGCGGAGGCTGACCGAGCGCTTTATGCGGCCAAGCACCAGGGGCGCGATCAGGTCAATTTCGCCCGCGGCGGCGCCACGACGCTCAGGCTGGCCTATCCTGAGTGA
- a CDS encoding DUF2025 family protein: protein MAITSQDICNAADQLKGFVGFHGKRGTHIVRFSEDSFGMDVADDSITPCSEFVWRADGDLRMALCRERLALLFDQHVDDRLNIGEPLRLYLRRTDLPEIVAERSPVSR from the coding sequence ATGGCCATCACGTCACAGGACATCTGCAACGCCGCCGACCAGCTCAAGGGCTTCGTCGGTTTTCATGGCAAGCGCGGCACCCATATCGTGCGCTTTTCCGAAGACTCGTTCGGCATGGATGTGGCCGACGACAGCATCACCCCCTGCAGCGAGTTCGTATGGCGCGCCGATGGCGACTTGCGCATGGCACTGTGCCGCGAGCGCCTGGCGCTGCTGTTCGACCAGCATGTGGACGACCGCCTGAACATCGGCGAGCCACTGCGCCTCTACCTGCGGCGTACCGACTTGCCGGAAATCGTTGCCGAGCGCAGCCCCGTCAGCCGGTAA
- a CDS encoding GAF domain-containing sensor histidine kinase, with product MTQAVNTDIAIIGRINAVPAILQVICETTGLRFAAVARVTENSWTACAVLDTLGFGLDVGGELDVTTTLCHEIRSTRQTIVIDKASEDEQYCHHHTPRQYRFESYISVPVLRTDGSFFGTICALDPNPTALKGTAIQPMMESFARLLAIQIESEENAQRTEQALLKERAMAEVREQFIAVLGHDLRNPLFAITAGAELLSQRLQDDKQLLIAQHILTCGQRATQLVRDVLDFARGRLGAGIALNLQPCRDLRAALCHVASELQRVHPQRRIDLQIGEVDGLYCDRERLTQLLSNLIANALAHGAPDSPVTVRASIEARTFNLSVHNQGTPIPAQTLPLLFQPFTRPMSDTPQQGLGLGLYIASQIALAHGGHMEVASSVQGGTLFSLRLPLDRPGVPATPPASS from the coding sequence ATGACCCAGGCCGTCAACACCGACATCGCTATCATCGGCCGTATCAATGCGGTGCCCGCCATTCTCCAGGTGATCTGCGAGACCACCGGCCTACGCTTTGCCGCCGTGGCGCGGGTAACCGAAAACAGCTGGACGGCCTGCGCCGTGCTCGACACCCTGGGTTTCGGCCTGGATGTGGGTGGCGAACTCGACGTGACCACCACGCTGTGCCACGAGATCCGCAGCACCCGCCAGACCATCGTGATCGACAAGGCCAGCGAGGACGAGCAGTACTGCCATCATCACACGCCGCGCCAATACCGCTTCGAAAGCTACATTTCAGTGCCGGTGCTGCGCACCGATGGTAGCTTCTTCGGCACCATCTGCGCCCTCGACCCCAACCCCACTGCGTTGAAAGGGACAGCCATCCAGCCGATGATGGAATCCTTCGCGCGCTTGCTGGCGATTCAGATCGAGAGCGAGGAGAACGCCCAACGCACCGAACAGGCCCTGTTGAAGGAACGGGCCATGGCCGAGGTGCGTGAACAGTTCATCGCCGTGCTGGGGCACGACCTGCGCAACCCGCTGTTCGCCATCACCGCCGGCGCCGAACTGTTGAGCCAGCGCCTGCAAGACGATAAACAGCTGCTGATCGCCCAGCACATCCTGACCTGCGGCCAACGTGCCACTCAGCTCGTACGGGATGTCCTGGACTTCGCCCGTGGGCGGTTGGGGGCCGGTATCGCGCTCAACCTGCAACCCTGCCGCGACCTGCGCGCGGCCCTGTGCCATGTCGCCTCGGAGCTGCAGCGGGTGCACCCGCAACGGCGCATCGACCTGCAGATCGGCGAAGTCGATGGGCTGTACTGCGACCGCGAACGGCTCACGCAACTGCTGTCGAACCTGATCGCCAACGCCCTGGCCCATGGCGCGCCAGACAGTCCGGTCACCGTGCGAGCCAGCATCGAGGCCCGTACCTTCAACCTGAGCGTGCACAATCAAGGCACGCCAATTCCCGCACAGACCTTGCCACTGCTGTTCCAGCCCTTCACTCGCCCAATGTCCGACACCCCGCAACAAGGCCTGGGGCTGGGCTTGTACATTGCCAGCCAGATCGCCCTGGCCCACGGCGGGCATATGGAAGTGGCGTCCAGCGTCCAGGGCGGTACCTTGTTCAGCTTGCGCCTGCCGCTGGATCGACCTGGGGTTCCAGCAACACCGCCAGCCAGTTCATGA
- a CDS encoding flavin monoamine oxidase family protein, whose product MTIGSTHNHPADLAVEPHPPVLPWAARFPNPPDLCFDYRRLVEQQGGIAQVARPAHRICIVGAGVTGLTVARELLRCGFTQITLIEQARRIGGRHLTVSSSADKPTAHTAPFEMGAMRMPFFNRTGEPPKAGRSLMAYYADLFDLRLSDFPNPGTPWVNATGIYLREGQLEGEGDPKLLIWKNPEGHTPPPTAVLQRIHGKWRCFAERFAEQVAAIYGTEGWLAMWSAIVERYHRLSFRDLVLLPIREAWDPGNPGDFGGLGMDRDESAIFYAIGIGDGSWGAFYDVCCLYPLRTAIFGFSSHLQLVHGRVDEKGRVFAAPYQDVETVPDSKGLYFQAPAYLGIAALDEALLFMDIAGLGESLYSQCVARKDGLLTDSSVHGLHKLADGRIRVDYRWRHSDDAKAQPMSDVFDSVVLTTPSWLIETGMRLEGFSRSMLPPAIVEAWKHAHWETSCKVYAPLRKSFLDQHPHLPQILVTDSFVHDVYAYRYNNQHTRDCILLSYTWEDDATKLAAYSDAELVEKCVAELDRILLRCTNIGEPISPHIDLGNTRIQRWMTDRNALGCAKLYRAGTYYDAVSLMKYNRDRSVHSGLYLAGESFSVDAGWTEPCLRTAIDTVINLCNNTGAHFKGGFSLEHYPHYQVPRQAL is encoded by the coding sequence ATGACCATCGGATCAACGCACAACCATCCCGCCGACCTGGCCGTCGAGCCACACCCCCCAGTGCTGCCATGGGCCGCACGATTCCCGAATCCGCCTGACCTGTGTTTCGACTACCGACGTCTTGTCGAACAGCAAGGCGGCATTGCCCAGGTTGCTCGTCCTGCACATCGCATCTGCATTGTCGGTGCTGGCGTCACCGGCCTCACCGTCGCACGTGAACTGCTGCGCTGTGGTTTCACCCAGATCACCCTGATCGAGCAAGCCCGGCGAATCGGGGGGCGTCATCTCACCGTGTCATCCTCTGCTGACAAGCCAACAGCACACACCGCTCCCTTCGAGATGGGCGCCATGCGCATGCCGTTCTTCAACCGAACCGGTGAACCGCCCAAGGCAGGCCGTTCATTGATGGCGTATTACGCAGATCTGTTCGACCTGCGGCTTTCCGACTTCCCCAACCCTGGCACGCCCTGGGTCAATGCGACAGGTATCTACCTGCGTGAAGGCCAACTTGAAGGGGAGGGTGATCCGAAGCTGCTGATCTGGAAGAATCCCGAAGGCCACACCCCGCCACCTACTGCGGTACTACAGAGGATTCATGGCAAGTGGCGGTGCTTTGCCGAGCGTTTCGCCGAACAGGTGGCCGCCATCTACGGCACAGAAGGCTGGCTGGCGATGTGGTCGGCAATCGTCGAGCGATATCACAGGCTGTCGTTCCGTGACCTGGTACTGCTGCCGATCCGGGAGGCTTGGGACCCTGGCAATCCAGGCGATTTCGGCGGCCTTGGCATGGACCGTGACGAGTCGGCGATCTTCTATGCAATCGGCATCGGTGATGGCAGCTGGGGCGCCTTCTACGACGTGTGTTGCCTCTATCCGCTGCGTACCGCCATTTTCGGGTTCAGCAGCCACCTGCAGCTTGTGCATGGGCGTGTAGATGAAAAGGGGCGAGTGTTTGCAGCACCCTATCAGGATGTCGAGACTGTGCCCGACAGCAAAGGCCTGTATTTCCAGGCGCCTGCCTACCTGGGGATCGCCGCGTTGGATGAGGCCCTGCTGTTCATGGACATCGCTGGCCTGGGCGAATCCTTGTACAGCCAATGCGTGGCGCGTAAGGATGGCCTGCTGACGGACAGCTCGGTTCATGGCCTGCACAAATTGGCCGATGGCCGCATCCGCGTCGATTACCGTTGGCGGCACAGCGATGACGCCAAGGCTCAGCCGATGAGCGATGTGTTCGACAGCGTGGTGCTTACCACGCCGTCCTGGTTGATCGAAACAGGGATGCGCCTTGAGGGCTTCTCCCGGAGCATGCTGCCACCGGCCATTGTCGAGGCCTGGAAGCATGCCCATTGGGAGACCAGCTGCAAGGTGTATGCGCCGCTGCGTAAAAGCTTCCTCGACCAGCATCCCCACCTGCCGCAGATCCTGGTCACCGACAGCTTCGTGCACGATGTCTATGCCTACCGTTACAACAATCAGCACACCCGCGATTGCATCTTGCTCAGCTACACCTGGGAGGACGATGCCACCAAGCTGGCGGCGTATTCAGACGCGGAGCTTGTGGAAAAATGCGTAGCGGAACTCGATCGGATTCTGTTGCGTTGCACCAACATCGGCGAACCCATCTCGCCCCATATCGATCTTGGAAACACCCGCATACAAAGATGGATGACAGACAGGAATGCACTTGGCTGTGCGAAATTGTACCGGGCGGGCACCTATTACGACGCGGTAAGCCTGATGAAGTACAACCGTGACCGGAGTGTCCATTCAGGGCTTTACCTCGCCGGGGAGTCTTTCTCTGTCGATGCCGGCTGGACCGAGCCGTGTCTGCGCACCGCCATCGACACCGTGATCAACCTCTGCAACAACACCGGCGCACATTTCAAGGGGGGCTTCAGCCTCGAGCACTATCCGCATTATCAGGTGCCTCGACAGGCGCTTTGA
- a CDS encoding nitrilase family protein, producing the protein MQEHTTPVSPVRIAVIQYDPQVGLDHCDGNLSRGLALARRAACEGANLIVLPELANTGYTFNSRAEAYAHAETLEDGRCLQAWAEFAREQQVYLAAGFAERDGLKLYDSAVLFGPQGRLGHYRKAHLWNQEKLWFTPGDLGFPVFETPIGRIGLLICWDIWFPEVPRLMAAQGADIICSLNNWVWTPPPLFDEAGRCMASYLTMTAAHVNNVYIAAANRIGCERGGRFLGCSLIAGTNGWPIGEVASAEEECILYADVDLSAARSAPIWNSLNDLPRDRRTDLYDATLGYRLHAPMPR; encoded by the coding sequence ATGCAGGAACACACCACTCCCGTCAGCCCCGTACGCATTGCCGTCATCCAGTACGACCCGCAGGTCGGCCTGGACCATTGCGATGGCAACCTGAGCCGTGGCTTGGCCCTGGCCCGCCGCGCCGCGTGTGAAGGGGCGAACCTGATCGTGTTGCCGGAGCTGGCCAACACCGGCTACACCTTCAACTCCCGCGCCGAGGCCTATGCCCACGCCGAGACGCTGGAGGATGGACGATGCCTGCAGGCCTGGGCGGAGTTCGCCCGTGAGCAGCAGGTGTATCTGGCCGCAGGCTTCGCCGAGCGGGACGGCCTCAAGCTCTACGACAGTGCCGTGCTGTTCGGCCCGCAGGGGCGGCTCGGGCATTACCGCAAGGCGCACCTGTGGAACCAGGAAAAGCTCTGGTTCACTCCCGGAGACCTGGGCTTCCCGGTGTTCGAAACGCCCATCGGCCGCATCGGCCTGCTGATCTGCTGGGACATCTGGTTCCCGGAGGTGCCACGGCTCATGGCCGCGCAGGGCGCCGACATCATCTGCAGCCTCAACAACTGGGTCTGGACACCGCCGCCGCTGTTCGACGAGGCCGGGCGCTGCATGGCCTCGTACCTGACGATGACCGCGGCCCACGTCAACAATGTCTATATAGCCGCCGCCAATCGCATCGGCTGCGAACGGGGCGGGCGCTTCCTCGGTTGTTCGCTGATTGCCGGTACCAACGGCTGGCCCATCGGCGAGGTGGCCAGTGCCGAGGAGGAATGCATCCTCTACGCCGACGTTGATCTAAGCGCCGCCCGCTCGGCGCCGATCTGGAACAGCCTCAACGACCTTCCGCGTGACCGGCGCACCGACCTCTACGACGCCACCCTGGGGTATCGGCTGCATGCGCCGATGCCACGTTGA
- a CDS encoding acetolactate synthase large subunit, translating into MAKAADVVVQCLENEGVEYVFGIPGEENLDLLESLRKSKIKLVLTRHEQSAGFMAATYGRLTGKTGVSLSTLGPGATNLVTASAYAYLGGMPMMMITGQKPIKKSKQGRFQIIDVCGMMDPITKYTHQFASADNIPARMREAFRLAEEEKPGAVHLELPEDIAAEQTDALPIPRSLHRRPLAEHVAIEAAVQKLQNARNPILVIGAGANRKMTAKVLKQLIDKTGIPFITTQMGKGVVDERHPRFLGNAALSSGDFVHRAVEAADLIVNIGHDVIEKPPFFMVRGGTEVIHVSFRSAEVDAVYFPQVEVIGDIANAVWQISEALTDTSHWDFTRLMAIREANEAQIAEGADDDRFPVYPQRMVADIRRALPSEGIVALDNGIYKIWFARNYKAHKPNTVLLDNALATMGAGLPSAMASHLVYPDRPVISVCGDGGFMMNSQELETAVRLGMHLTVVILRDDGYGMIRWKQANMGFTDFGLDYGNPDFVKYAEAYGANGHRVESAEGFLPLLEHCIKTPGVHVIDCPVDYSENDRILNSELRERALAV; encoded by the coding sequence ATGGCCAAGGCCGCCGATGTCGTTGTGCAATGCCTGGAAAACGAAGGTGTCGAGTATGTGTTCGGCATTCCTGGTGAGGAAAACCTCGACCTGCTCGAGTCCCTGCGCAAGTCGAAGATCAAGCTGGTACTGACCCGCCACGAGCAATCCGCAGGCTTCATGGCTGCCACCTACGGCCGCCTGACCGGCAAGACCGGTGTCAGCCTGTCGACCCTCGGCCCTGGCGCGACCAACCTGGTGACCGCCAGCGCCTACGCCTACCTGGGTGGCATGCCGATGATGATGATCACCGGCCAGAAGCCGATCAAGAAGTCCAAGCAAGGCCGTTTCCAGATCATCGACGTGTGCGGCATGATGGACCCCATCACCAAGTACACCCACCAGTTCGCCTCGGCCGACAACATCCCTGCCCGTATGCGTGAGGCTTTCCGCCTGGCCGAGGAAGAGAAGCCGGGCGCCGTGCACCTGGAACTGCCGGAAGACATCGCCGCCGAGCAGACCGACGCCCTGCCGATCCCGCGCAGCCTGCACCGTCGCCCGCTGGCCGAACACGTGGCCATCGAAGCCGCCGTGCAGAAACTGCAGAACGCTCGCAACCCGATCCTGGTGATCGGCGCCGGCGCCAACCGCAAGATGACCGCCAAGGTCCTCAAGCAACTGATCGACAAGACCGGCATCCCGTTCATCACCACCCAGATGGGTAAAGGTGTGGTCGACGAGCGCCACCCGCGCTTCCTGGGCAACGCCGCGCTGTCTTCCGGTGACTTCGTTCACCGCGCTGTCGAAGCTGCCGACCTGATCGTCAACATCGGCCACGACGTGATCGAGAAACCGCCGTTCTTCATGGTGCGCGGCGGTACCGAGGTCATCCACGTAAGCTTCCGTTCGGCAGAGGTGGATGCCGTTTACTTCCCGCAGGTGGAAGTGATCGGCGACATCGCCAACGCTGTGTGGCAGATCAGCGAAGCGCTGACCGACACCAGCCACTGGGACTTCACTCGCCTGATGGCCATCCGCGAAGCGAACGAAGCGCAGATCGCCGAAGGCGCCGATGACGACCGCTTCCCGGTCTACCCGCAGCGCATGGTCGCCGATATCCGTCGTGCCCTGCCGTCCGAAGGCATCGTCGCCCTGGACAACGGTATCTACAAGATCTGGTTCGCTCGCAACTACAAGGCGCACAAGCCCAACACCGTGCTGTTGGACAACGCCCTGGCGACCATGGGCGCCGGCCTGCCTTCGGCCATGGCCTCGCACCTGGTCTACCCGGACCGCCCGGTGATTTCGGTGTGCGGCGACGGCGGCTTCATGATGAACAGCCAGGAGCTGGAAACCGCTGTGCGCCTGGGCATGCACCTGACGGTGGTGATCCTGCGTGACGACGGCTACGGCATGATCCGCTGGAAGCAGGCCAACATGGGCTTCACCGATTTCGGCCTGGACTACGGCAACCCTGACTTCGTCAAGTACGCCGAAGCCTATGGTGCCAACGGTCACCGCGTGGAAAGCGCCGAAGGTTTCTTGCCGCTGCTCGAGCACTGCATCAAGACCCCGGGTGTGCACGTGATCGACTGCCCGGTGGATTACAGCGAGAACGACCGCATCCTCAACAGCGAGCTGCGTGAGCGCGCGCTGGCGGTCTAA
- a CDS encoding formate/nitrite transporter family protein produces the protein MSDAQSEKTPGLSADEEQEVSHNQPPRAAVLHEIIRSQGDQELERTLAALWWSALAAGLTMGLSLMAMGLFYARLPEGDSAQVIASLGYAAGFLAVILARQQLFTENTLTAVLPVMTTPTLANLGRLLRLWSIVLLGNLAGTLLVAWVMLELPIFDAKTDSAFLEVGRKVMENGIFQMFAKGIVSGWMIATMVWMIPSMEHAKIWIILMITYLMALGDFTHIVVGSVEVSYLVWAGEQSWRAFWLDFALPTLAGNIMGGSFIFALISHAQVRSDSGKPPSKLSKDAKPSKNDT, from the coding sequence ATGAGCGATGCACAAAGCGAAAAGACCCCTGGGCTATCGGCGGACGAAGAGCAGGAAGTCAGCCACAATCAACCCCCCAGGGCTGCGGTGCTGCACGAGATCATCCGCTCCCAGGGCGATCAGGAACTGGAACGTACCCTCGCCGCATTATGGTGGTCGGCGCTGGCGGCCGGCCTGACCATGGGCCTGTCGTTGATGGCCATGGGGTTGTTCTATGCCCGCCTGCCAGAAGGCGACAGCGCCCAGGTAATTGCCAGCCTGGGTTATGCCGCGGGTTTTCTCGCGGTGATCCTGGCTCGCCAGCAACTGTTCACTGAAAACACCCTGACCGCGGTACTGCCGGTCATGACCACCCCTACCCTGGCCAACCTTGGCCGCTTGCTGCGTCTATGGAGCATCGTCCTGCTGGGGAACCTGGCGGGCACGTTGCTGGTGGCCTGGGTGATGCTCGAACTGCCGATCTTCGATGCCAAGACCGACAGCGCCTTCCTTGAAGTGGGGCGCAAGGTGATGGAGAACGGCATTTTCCAGATGTTCGCCAAGGGCATCGTTTCGGGCTGGATGATTGCCACCATGGTCTGGATGATACCGTCCATGGAGCACGCCAAGATCTGGATCATCCTGATGATCACCTACCTGATGGCACTGGGCGACTTCACTCATATAGTAGTGGGCTCGGTGGAGGTGTCTTACCTGGTCTGGGCCGGAGAGCAGAGCTGGCGCGCATTCTGGCTGGACTTCGCCCTGCCCACCCTGGCCGGCAATATCATGGGCGGCAGTTTCATCTTCGCCCTCATCAGCCACGCCCAGGTCCGCAGTGACAGCGGCAAGCCGCCTTCAAAGCTGTCGAAGGATGCAAAACCCTCGAAAAACGACACCTGA